The Exiguobacterium acetylicum genome includes a window with the following:
- a CDS encoding energy-coupling factor transporter transmembrane component T family protein, whose amino-acid sequence MIVGQHIPGQSYLHRSSALAKIIFAFCFIPLVFLANNAATNIFLLVFTFLALMSSQLPLRYVLKGLRPILFLIVFTFVIQLFFTREGAVIFELGWLRIYEEGLRLAIIVSLRFFYLVSITTLVTLTTSPIELTDAIELLLKPFKVVRVPTHEIALMLSISLRFLPTLAEETEKIMKAQQARGVDLAAGPIKERVRAIIPLLIPLFISAFKRAEDLATAMEARGYRGGEGRTRLRESKWTMRDTGLIILLVLITISLVGLRGIG is encoded by the coding sequence ATGATCGTTGGACAACATATTCCTGGTCAGTCGTATTTACACCGCTCGTCAGCGCTCGCAAAGATCATTTTTGCCTTTTGCTTCATTCCACTCGTCTTTCTTGCGAACAATGCAGCAACGAACATTTTTTTACTCGTCTTTACGTTTCTCGCACTCATGAGTAGTCAGTTGCCGCTTCGGTATGTTCTAAAGGGTCTACGACCCATTCTGTTTCTGATCGTCTTTACGTTCGTCATCCAGCTCTTCTTTACACGTGAAGGTGCTGTGATTTTCGAACTTGGCTGGTTACGGATCTATGAAGAAGGACTGCGACTCGCGATCATCGTCTCGTTGCGTTTCTTCTATCTGGTCTCGATCACGACACTCGTCACGCTGACGACGTCGCCAATCGAACTGACGGATGCGATTGAATTGTTATTGAAGCCGTTCAAGGTCGTTCGTGTTCCAACGCATGAGATTGCGCTTATGTTATCGATCTCGCTTCGATTCCTGCCGACCTTAGCAGAAGAGACAGAGAAGATCATGAAGGCACAGCAAGCACGTGGCGTTGATTTGGCTGCTGGACCAATCAAGGAACGGGTGCGGGCGATCATTCCTTTATTGATTCCCTTATTCATCTCTGCCTTTAAACGAGCAGAGGATCTCGCGACAGCGATGGAAGCGCGGGGATATCGTGGAGGAGAGGGGCGGACCCGTTTACGTGAATCCAAGTGGACGATGCGCGATACCGGTCTAATAATTTTACTCGTCCTCATTACGATCAGTTTAGTAGGATTGCGAGGTATTGGCTGA
- a CDS encoding KinB-signaling pathway activation protein, protein MKIKGFLKLFWMTLLIGTLAGFVFNLVAEPGYIRNQSISGYVTALSYSSTWTAISLMGFFSYLILHRVGLDLFRGAKLWNRVQIVLIAFALFDGVYLRGLAYGFDKTSLYIGEMVVLLLIAFLVARTKARETNFTAFIPTLFLMTVITLIEWVPALQATQDKRMLWAALATLLICNAYQILMLHRLQEKPASQGQSQKQA, encoded by the coding sequence ATGAAGATTAAAGGATTTTTGAAGCTATTTTGGATGACGCTCCTGATCGGAACGCTCGCCGGCTTCGTGTTTAACTTGGTAGCAGAACCTGGATATATCCGAAATCAATCGATTAGCGGATACGTAACAGCTCTCTCCTACAGCAGTACGTGGACAGCCATCAGTTTGATGGGTTTCTTCTCGTACTTGATCTTACATCGTGTCGGACTCGACTTATTCCGGGGCGCAAAGCTTTGGAATCGTGTCCAGATTGTCTTGATCGCATTTGCACTATTTGATGGTGTCTATCTACGCGGATTAGCATACGGCTTTGATAAGACAAGTCTTTATATTGGTGAGATGGTCGTCTTATTATTAATTGCCTTCCTAGTCGCGCGGACGAAAGCACGGGAAACGAACTTTACAGCGTTCATTCCAACATTGTTCCTCATGACAGTCATCACGTTGATCGAATGGGTACCTGCATTGCAGGCGACGCAAGATAAACGCATGTTGTGGGCAGCCCTTGCGACACTCTTGATCTGTAACGCGTATCAGATTCTAATGCTGCATCGCTTACAAGAAAAGCCTGCTTCTCAAGGCCAATCACAAAAACAAGCGTAA
- the rplM gene encoding 50S ribosomal protein L13 yields MRTTFMAKATDVERKWLLIDAEGKTLGRLASEVSSLLRGKHKPTFTPHVDCGDNVILINVEKIVLTGNKLDKKVYYRHSGHPGGLKQTVARDMLANKPERMLELAIKGMLPKGSLGRQMFNKLHVYAGAAHKHEAQQPEVYELRG; encoded by the coding sequence ATGCGCACAACTTTCATGGCGAAAGCTACTGATGTAGAACGCAAATGGCTCCTTATCGACGCTGAAGGTAAAACACTCGGTCGCCTTGCGAGCGAAGTGTCATCACTTCTCCGTGGTAAGCACAAGCCTACGTTCACACCACACGTTGACTGTGGGGATAACGTTATCCTCATCAACGTTGAGAAAATCGTTTTAACTGGTAACAAACTCGACAAAAAAGTCTACTACCGTCACTCTGGTCATCCAGGCGGCTTAAAGCAGACTGTTGCACGCGATATGCTTGCTAACAAACCTGAGCGCATGCTTGAACTCGCGATCAAAGGGATGCTTCCAAAAGGTAGCCTCGGTCGTCAAATGTTCAACAAACTCCACGTCTACGCTGGAGCTGCACACAAGCACGAAGCACAACAACCAGAAGTTTACGAACTTCGCGGTTAA
- the truA gene encoding tRNA pseudouridine(38-40) synthase TruA, with translation MRRLKCTIQYDGTGYAGYQVQPNGLTIQEVIETTLARMHKHPVKIIGSGRTDARVHAYGQVIHFDTELSIPPENVVKALNTLLPADIRVRSCEEVEPAFEARYDVIGKEYRYFVRREENAFRRNLSVHIPYPFDLERIRQGMAHLVGTHDFSSFCVAKTETDNRVRTIYEAELMTVGDELVFRFQGSGFLYNQIRIMVGTLLDVGRGRFAPEDIKKMLLAKDRNVAGVTAPPHGLYLWEVFYPE, from the coding sequence ATGCGTCGTTTAAAATGTACGATTCAATATGACGGAACCGGCTACGCCGGGTATCAAGTTCAACCTAATGGATTGACGATTCAAGAAGTGATCGAAACGACGCTTGCGCGGATGCACAAACATCCGGTTAAAATCATTGGATCGGGACGGACCGATGCGAGAGTCCATGCTTACGGGCAAGTCATTCATTTTGACACAGAACTCTCGATTCCTCCAGAGAACGTCGTTAAGGCACTCAATACGCTCTTACCAGCGGATATCCGTGTTCGGAGCTGCGAGGAAGTCGAACCGGCCTTCGAAGCACGTTACGACGTCATAGGGAAGGAATATCGCTATTTCGTCCGCCGCGAAGAAAATGCATTTCGTCGGAATCTGTCGGTCCATATTCCGTACCCGTTCGATCTCGAGCGAATCCGTCAAGGGATGGCTCATCTCGTCGGGACGCATGACTTTAGTTCGTTCTGTGTCGCGAAGACGGAAACGGATAACCGTGTCCGGACGATTTACGAGGCAGAGTTGATGACGGTCGGTGACGAACTTGTCTTTCGGTTCCAGGGCAGTGGGTTTCTTTATAATCAAATTCGGATCATGGTCGGGACGTTACTCGACGTCGGACGCGGTCGTTTTGCACCAGAGGACATTAAAAAAATGTTGCTGGCAAAGGACCGGAACGTCGCGGGCGTGACGGCACCTCCCCATGGACTCTATCTATGGGAAGTTTTCTATCCGGAGTGA
- a CDS encoding M15 family metallopeptidase: MALSISWLLERANRKLNASGLSPEVARRTREVIREMHTQGIYVGVAQGYRSIAEQNRLYAQGRTTPGSIVTNARGGQSNHNRGIAVDLFQYSKDGTQALFRNDPAFQTIVTAMKRRGFSWGGDWTSFKDYPHFELLTVSKGTTKESAIVPYPGRPLYQGAANMNPRDIERIQRAVKSTVTRRFDAETVRKVRAYQTRQGLDVDGVVGPTTWNRMF, from the coding sequence ATGGCATTATCGATCAGTTGGTTACTCGAGCGAGCGAATCGGAAGTTGAATGCTTCAGGACTTTCACCGGAAGTTGCGAGGCGAACACGTGAAGTCATCCGGGAGATGCATACGCAAGGAATTTATGTCGGTGTCGCGCAAGGGTATCGTTCCATTGCCGAGCAGAATCGTTTGTATGCACAAGGACGGACGACTCCGGGATCGATTGTGACGAATGCACGCGGGGGACAATCCAATCATAATCGTGGAATTGCCGTCGATCTCTTTCAATATTCCAAGGATGGTACACAAGCACTGTTTCGAAATGATCCAGCTTTTCAGACGATTGTCACTGCCATGAAACGACGTGGCTTTTCTTGGGGTGGAGACTGGACGAGTTTTAAGGACTATCCACATTTTGAATTACTGACAGTTTCTAAAGGGACGACGAAAGAGAGTGCAATCGTTCCATATCCAGGGCGTCCGCTGTATCAAGGTGCCGCCAATATGAATCCACGCGATATCGAACGGATCCAGCGGGCAGTTAAATCAACGGTCACTCGACGCTTTGATGCGGAGACGGTTCGAAAGGTACGTGCCTACCAAACACGTCAAGGACTCGACGTCGATGGTGTCGTAGGTCCAACCACATGGAATCGGATGTTCTAA
- a CDS encoding Mrp/NBP35 family ATP-binding protein — translation MLNEQEIREVVGTLVDPTIDRPLADTNGIRDVRIKGDYVSLKIALAQSGSGEQLVLQQQIVKELKEKGFKTVGLRFEALGDHGIQAATTPSILKPESGTTFIAIASGKGGVGKSTVSVNLAVALARAGKKVGLIDADIYGFSVPDMMGIETRPTVVNDRIVPPERFGVKVISMGFFVEDNAPVIWRGPMLGKMLNNFFADVEWGDLDYLLLDLPPGTGDVALDIHSMLPSCQEVIVTTPHATAAFVAARAGAMAIKTNHRLLGIVENMAYFESKVTGEKEYVFGSGGGERLSEALKTDILAKIPLGQPYANDADFAPSIYRDEHPFETYYNELATRVIEKVEG, via the coding sequence ATGTTGAATGAACAAGAAATTCGCGAGGTAGTCGGAACGCTCGTCGATCCGACGATTGACCGCCCGCTTGCAGATACGAACGGCATTCGTGACGTCCGGATTAAAGGTGATTATGTCAGTCTCAAAATCGCTTTAGCTCAATCTGGTTCTGGGGAGCAACTCGTGCTCCAACAGCAAATCGTCAAGGAACTAAAAGAAAAAGGATTCAAAACGGTTGGACTTCGCTTTGAGGCACTTGGTGACCACGGGATTCAAGCGGCAACGACACCATCGATCCTCAAACCGGAATCCGGTACGACATTCATCGCGATTGCTTCCGGTAAAGGCGGCGTCGGGAAATCGACCGTATCCGTTAACTTAGCAGTTGCACTTGCACGAGCAGGGAAGAAGGTTGGTTTGATTGATGCCGATATCTATGGCTTTAGTGTACCTGACATGATGGGGATTGAAACACGACCGACTGTCGTCAACGACCGGATTGTTCCACCAGAGCGTTTTGGCGTCAAGGTCATTTCGATGGGCTTCTTCGTTGAAGATAATGCACCTGTCATCTGGCGTGGACCAATGCTCGGGAAGATGCTCAATAATTTCTTCGCGGACGTTGAATGGGGCGATCTCGATTATTTACTACTTGATCTCCCACCAGGTACAGGGGATGTCGCGCTTGATATTCATTCGATGCTCCCAAGTTGTCAGGAAGTCATCGTCACGACACCTCACGCAACAGCCGCTTTCGTTGCAGCACGAGCAGGGGCAATGGCAATCAAAACGAACCATCGCTTACTCGGAATCGTCGAGAACATGGCGTACTTTGAAAGTAAAGTAACTGGCGAAAAAGAATATGTCTTCGGTAGTGGTGGCGGAGAGAGGTTGTCAGAAGCGTTAAAAACCGATATTCTAGCTAAGATTCCACTTGGACAACCATATGCGAATGATGCGGACTTCGCTCCATCCATCTATCGCGATGAACATCCATTTGAGACGTACTATAATGAACTCGCCACGCGTGTCATCGAAAAAGTAGAGGGATAA
- the rpsI gene encoding 30S ribosomal protein S9, giving the protein MADVRYYGTGRRKHAAARVFLVAGDGKVTVNGRDISEYFGYETLIMTAKEPLVITETEGKYDVIVTVKGGGFTGQAGAIRHGISRALLQADPEFRGALKAKGFLTRDARMKERKKYGLKAARRAPQFSKR; this is encoded by the coding sequence ATGGCAGATGTACGTTACTACGGCACTGGTCGCCGGAAACACGCGGCAGCGCGCGTTTTCCTCGTTGCTGGAGACGGTAAAGTCACAGTTAACGGTCGCGATATCAGCGAATACTTCGGTTATGAGACATTGATCATGACTGCAAAAGAACCACTCGTAATCACAGAAACAGAAGGCAAGTACGATGTAATCGTAACGGTCAAAGGCGGCGGCTTCACTGGTCAAGCAGGCGCTATCCGTCACGGTATCTCACGTGCTCTTCTTCAAGCGGATCCAGAATTCCGCGGCGCACTTAAAGCGAAAGGCTTCTTGACTCGTGATGCTCGTATGAAAGAGCGTAAAAAATACGGTCTTAAAGCAGCTCGTCGTGCACCACAGTTCTCGAAACGTTAA